The following proteins come from a genomic window of Bartonella apihabitans:
- the mutM gene encoding bifunctional DNA-formamidopyrimidine glycosylase/DNA-(apurinic or apyrimidinic site) lyase, producing the protein MPELPEVETVKRGLEPSFTHAKIIKVKQNRPDLRFPFPENFQSRLTGREIIGLGRRAKYLLIHLDNGETIISHLGMSGSWRVENRTLGSYYYEKNKLAAHDHFEMDIRTENGELLHAVYNDPRRFGFMLLTKTAGLEHHKLLAHLGPEPTGNSLSGAYLNEVLRNREAPLKAALLDQTIIAGLGNIYVCEALWRSHLSPKRKSLTLGKKSSVARQKSELLAQNIRDVINKAIEVGGSSFRDYIHADGSLGYFQHRFSVYGREGEPCLQCGNPIKRIVQSGRSSFYCPHCQK; encoded by the coding sequence ATGCCTGAACTTCCTGAAGTTGAAACTGTCAAACGTGGTCTCGAACCAAGTTTCACCCATGCAAAAATAATAAAAGTTAAACAAAACCGGCCGGATTTACGTTTTCCATTTCCGGAAAATTTTCAATCCCGTCTTACGGGGCGTGAAATTATCGGCCTCGGACGGCGGGCAAAATATCTGCTTATCCATCTTGATAATGGGGAAACAATCATAAGCCATTTAGGTATGTCGGGTTCCTGGCGGGTCGAAAATAGAACACTCGGTTCTTATTATTATGAAAAAAACAAGCTTGCCGCACATGACCATTTTGAAATGGATATCAGAACAGAAAACGGCGAGCTTTTACATGCCGTCTATAATGATCCACGCCGTTTCGGCTTTATGCTGTTGACAAAAACGGCTGGTCTTGAACACCATAAATTATTGGCTCATCTGGGGCCGGAACCAACCGGAAACAGTCTTTCAGGTGCTTATCTTAACGAGGTTCTGCGTAACAGGGAAGCCCCACTTAAAGCCGCACTTCTTGATCAGACCATCATTGCCGGACTTGGAAATATTTATGTCTGCGAGGCCTTATGGCGAAGTCACCTTTCTCCGAAACGGAAATCATTAACACTCGGGAAAAAATCGTCAGTAGCGCGACAAAAATCGGAATTGCTTGCACAAAATATCCGTGATGTTATCAACAAGGCGATAGAAGTAGGTGGCTCTTCCTTTCGCGATTACATCCATGCAGATGGTTCTCTCGGTTATTTCCAACACCGTTTTTCGGTCTATGGTCGAGAAGGGGAACCGTGTCTCCAATGCGGAAACCCAATAAAACGAATTGTCCAATCCGGTCGTTCGAGTTTTTATTGCCCCCACTGTCAAAAGTAA
- a CDS encoding outer membrane protein, which produces MKIKYLVAASALALTAASSAQAADVVMNQEPAPVVAAPAFSWTGFFAGGQIGGSWSDTDQKITGHSNADGFAGRSKSFSPDPSGFIGGLYAGYNYDLGNNIVIGADTDWVWGDMDESDSKTYQKDQPGKEFKISGKIKEKWAGSTRARIGYSMDRWMPYFAGGVAYAKIDSDAKFSGALKSKVNDSDTLTGYTLGAGVDYAMTDHIILRAEYRYTDFGDKDFGNKDFKYNVDYKTNDVRVGVAYKF; this is translated from the coding sequence ATGAAAATAAAATATCTCGTTGCTGCTTCGGCTTTGGCTTTAACCGCTGCTTCCAGCGCACAGGCTGCTGACGTTGTCATGAATCAGGAACCGGCTCCGGTTGTTGCCGCTCCTGCTTTCTCCTGGACCGGCTTCTTTGCTGGTGGTCAGATCGGTGGTTCATGGTCTGACACAGACCAGAAGATCACAGGCCATAGCAATGCAGACGGCTTTGCCGGTCGCAGTAAATCCTTCTCGCCGGATCCGTCAGGTTTCATCGGTGGTCTTTATGCCGGTTACAACTATGACCTTGGCAACAACATCGTAATTGGTGCCGATACCGATTGGGTATGGGGCGATATGGACGAAAGCGACAGCAAGACCTACCAAAAAGATCAACCGGGCAAAGAATTTAAGATCAGCGGCAAGATCAAAGAGAAATGGGCCGGATCAACCCGTGCTCGTATCGGCTACTCGATGGATCGCTGGATGCCTTATTTTGCTGGCGGTGTTGCTTATGCCAAGATCGACTCGGACGCAAAATTCTCGGGTGCTCTTAAGAGCAAGGTCAATGATAGCGATACTTTGACCGGCTATACTCTGGGTGCCGGCGTCGATTATGCCATGACCGACCACATCATCCTTCGTGCTGAATATCGTTACACCGACTTCGGCGACAAGGACTTCGGCAACAAAGACTTCAAATATAATGTAGATTACAAGACCAACGATGTACGCGTTGGCGTTGCCTACAAGTTCTAA
- a CDS encoding ribonuclease D, which translates to MAKIRVHKGDLPDLKHYNVKEVAIDTETLGLQPHRDRLCVVQISPGDGTADVIQIAKGQKTAPNLVKILRDPDITKIFHFGRFDLAVLALTFGVMPRPVFCTKIASKLTRTYTDRHGLKDLVAELLEINISKQQQSSDWGADELSPAQVEYAATDVLYLHRLKEILSARLIRDGRESVAKSCFEFLPSRSELDLIGFPEVDIFAHS; encoded by the coding sequence ATGGCTAAAATACGTGTTCACAAAGGTGATTTGCCTGACCTGAAACATTATAATGTCAAGGAAGTTGCCATTGACACTGAAACTTTAGGACTGCAACCGCATCGCGACCGGCTCTGTGTCGTCCAGATTTCGCCGGGAGATGGCACGGCCGATGTTATACAGATTGCCAAAGGGCAAAAGACAGCGCCCAATCTTGTAAAAATCCTTAGAGATCCGGATATTACCAAGATATTCCACTTCGGGCGTTTTGACCTTGCTGTATTGGCTTTGACATTCGGCGTCATGCCGAGACCGGTTTTTTGTACAAAAATAGCCTCGAAACTCACCCGGACTTATACAGACCGGCATGGTTTGAAAGATCTGGTCGCCGAACTTCTGGAGATCAATATCTCCAAACAACAGCAGTCCTCGGACTGGGGTGCTGACGAGCTTTCACCGGCACAGGTTGAATATGCCGCAACGGATGTTCTTTATCTGCACCGGTTGAAGGAAATACTTTCGGCAAGGTTGATCAGGGACGGACGCGAGAGTGTGGCGAAATCGTGTTTCGAGTTTCTGCCATCACGGTCGGAACTTGATCTTATCGGCTTTCCAGAAGTCGATATTTTCGCCCATAGTTGA